CTTCGGATGATCATAGAACTTTACTTATACAAAGAAAAGGAATATATGACTCGATACACCATTTAATCACTGAGAATAATTTTTTGCTACATGCTTGACTATGAAGCTTGATGAAGGATCCTACAACAATACTTTTTTTGATAACCGATCCTACAACAATACCATATTTCATTCTTTCTTCATAAAGGAATTAGAATGCAACAAAGTGCTTAAAAGGTCGGGAAAGAAACCACTGTTGAATGAGATATCAAAGGCATCCTAAACTCTGTGAAGCTTTACATGATTCGTAACAACTTGATTGCAGATTGCTTAGACATCAACTGAACTGGGCCTCGACTAAGAAAATAACTGTAACAAATTTTATTATGAATGAAACAAGGGATACAATTTTTCGTAGTGTGTACGGGTTTCCTCTTCCAAGTTTGCCATTAAAAGTATGTAAACTTGTCATTTCAAGTATACTATACCTTCAGCCTTTAAATTGTATTGAGAGTGACAGGCCACAAAAATGATTTGCAGTGTTGTGAGTATTAAATTTATCACTGGATGTCTGAGGTAAATATTAGATTGATACGGAAAGGTCATGTCACAACCTGACAACCAAAATCTGAAATCTTGAACTTGCTAAAGGTTTACAGAACATTTCATCAGTAAGTCCCGCATGAAGGTATTCACTAAAAATCGGACAGATAAGGAGTTATATATAAGCTCAGACAGCAGGAATTGTGAAATGCTGAAGACTAGTGTTCTGAGGTATAATGTTAGAATGTATCCCAACTGAATGGAACATGgaagaatctcttaaacatgaaatatttgaatagtTGGGAATCAAAATCAAATGGGAGATTCTATGCCACCATCAGTATCCTATAACAGTTTGATGCTTAAGCTGCGAATGAAATGTAAGAAATATACACATGAAAAGCAAAGTCTCAGACTGCATGGTATACAAAACTTCCAGCTATGAGATGGGTTTAAAATTGCATTCACCTGTGGGAAATATAAAAGCGAAAATCTTTTAGCTGCAGCAGTTACATTAACACCAATACTTGTTTTGTACGAACAATGTGGATCAATCTGCACATAAGTTGGAAAAACAAAGTCATGTAAGAGTAAAGAAACAGAGCAGCAGTCTTTCAACTTTCTAACCGAACAAGAAACTAACGGGTCTGTTATAATACCAGCAACATAACATTGGTCTTTTCTGACTCTAGGCTGGAAGTCCAGAGTGCTGGAGAGGAATCCACAAGAATTGTTTCTGAGAACAGATTAGGGAAAATATGAAGACCAGATGTGACATCCCAAGCAAGTGCTACAGGAGGGAAACAGCGAAGTTTACACAGCCCTACATCCAAAAGAAGAATTTACATTAGCAgcataaataaataacaaaaactGAGACATTCAATCTTATATATGGAACATTTATTTGGTAAGATTAAGACTCAGctgaatgaaataaaaaaattacttttgacCTGGTTACGTTTCCTTCAATTACATACAAAGGTGGCAAGTTGAAAGTGTGCATGATACATGTGATTTACCTGTTATTGCTATTATACAACTACTTCTATTTAAAGATCCCTTTGATGGAGCAGATTGAATAGCAGTTAAAGGGAGGTGAGAAAACATAAACCTTATTGCATTTACTTAGCAAAAGGAATGTGGAACTAACACTTCAAATTCCCTCCAAGAAATTCCTCAAACGTCGATACCACCAAAATTTATGGAATTTGGAGGGATTGGTGGAAGATGCTGGAAAGTAACACAATACCAAGTAAAATAGTACAAAATGCTTTACTAATTAACAGAAACAGTATAAGATGCCTTATTTGTTGAATAGGAGAAACCCTTACTGTCAATTTCCATCTCTCCAGCTTCATCAGCAGTGAACTCTGACTTTCTTATTCCACAACCAGTTGTTTTGACAGACAATGTCACAGGCATGAGACCCAAGCTAACAGAGAAAGACAGATTGAGTGCAAGAGGATGATCCTCAATCAACATCATCTCCTGCAAATTTGAACCAAAAATAATGTATTAAAAGGTAGTTATAGTTCAAAACTTTTTTTCACCCTCTCCACCCAACACAAACCTTTAGAGATAACATAGACCGAATCAATGACCCAGAAGATAAGGCTGTTTCCCCATCCTCTGGTTTGAAAAATTGCCCAACTCCCATGGAAGTGGCTGGTGGAGGTCTTCCTGAAACAGCCTGAAAATCATAAAGTCATCATGAGATGAAAAGCCAGGATCTAACCACATTTAACAATCAACACAATGAGAAACAGAAGTTTCCATCTGAAATGTTATTCCAAGACCAAATTTGCACTGTGGCACTACAAAAGctcatgaatatatataaagtacTGCAATGAGGATCTGTCGGCAACTCTTCCGTCAAAGGCAGAGGAAAGGTGTGATTTTCTATTTAAAACACATTGAGAAAGAAATGGTCCTCCCCACAGATCCTAACAGCCTCAACCCCTTACTCTACAtccatttcaaattttcaatatgcTGCTCTCTGCAGTGACTTCCCCGCTACCTACCTAATTAGAAAATGTCGgtcaaaaatattgaaatcGATAGACTAGTGAGGATAAAGATGGATAGTAATGACTTATGAGTCATGACCACAGACAGAAAACAATAATGAATGGCTTTTTACATAAATACATTTTTCAAGAAAGTGATTAAAAAATGATGCACAAAAAACATTTCAATGAGTACCTCTAGCGAAAAGCAATTACTCAAACAAATATCTTTGAATCCATATGAGCTATACAGGTCTGAAGTCAATGTTTCGTCAAACCTCTCATAGAAGATTATACACCAAATATTTGTTCGATGTGGTGATCCCAATTAAAATTTGGTTTCTGTACACAGAACCTTCTAGTTTCTTTTTACCTTGCTAAATGATGTAACAAGCATCATTAAAACTAGAAGACTGGTTTAAAATTCAGAAAACAACAAAATATGAATTCCAGGGGCTCAACAACAAACAGGAAGAAGGAAACATACGAACTGCAACAACATTGACTCTCTGAAGATGTAATCACGTATAGGCTAGCTCATTGACTATAGACCGTGCATCTTAAAAAGAAACTTTGCTCACAGCAAGATCCTACTACATGGAGCTATCAGAAAGAGAAGATAAGAGAGAGGTCTGCAAACAATTTTGGAACAACAAGCATctaaaaaattagtttttttcCACTTAGTGTGCAACGCTGAATGGCGAATGCTATCTACAAAGGCAGATatttaaagaaaagaaggatatatgTTGATGGGGTTGCATGTGCAAAGACTTTGAAAAGAATACTGATCATCTCTTATTGCATTGCAGGTTGGCTTCACAGCTCTGGCCACTTGTTTTCATATTGTTTAATGTCTCATCTATGCCATCAAGAACAATGAAGGAAGAAACCACGAGTTGGAGAATATAGAGGAGTTGAACTGAAAGAAAGGTACCTTGTATACATCACTGTTATCTCTATTTGTGTGCATACGGAATGAATGCAATAGAAATTTGTTTCAAAATAGTGAGAACAACCAGAAAGCTTTTAAGATctttctttactatttttaatGTAAGGATAGAATTCCATGCTGTGTAGACAGATGGAAAAACAGGACGTATGAATGTGATCaggaaaggaaaagaagatactGAATAAGACATTTCAGCAGAGGAAGACGAAAGGTAAATACATAAAGCAATTCGGAGAGAACATTGGAAGCTGAAATCTTAGGTTGCTTAACATGGCATAAGCAAGTGAAgatcttttatcttttattgATAAAGTACAGAAACTAAAGTCCTATCTCCTATTATAAAAGATTTAATGGGTAATAACATCTAACAGATAGAACTATTACAAATAACTCCCAAGAAACCAGGTATCATGACTAAACAGAAGCTAAAGCATGTTTGAAAATCCTGTTTAACAAGTACCAGGCGAGGTGCCACTGAGATGGTCAGATATCTGAAGCCACGCATATCCTCTGGGTGCAGCCAAAATACAGCAGAAGGAGGTGCCTGCTCAGTCTGAGTGCCTGGTTCAACCTATTGCAAACGCAGCaccttttaaaaaatttcaaaataatcaAACTAGCTCATATAACATCTTATTTTAGAACATTTGGCAGACAGTGCACACGACTAAGTACCTGCCTTGGAGCTGGTCCAGATGGAATTTGCACCATCTTTGATGTAACTTCTAAAACCCGTTTATTAATCGGCAAAGTGGAAACTGAAGTTCCTTTCTCGGGCCAAAGGTGCAGTCGTACACCGGAACATGGAGAAAGATTTGTGACAAAAACAAAATGGTTTTTGCCATTAGACCCCTGAGTATGCAAGTAAGATTGTAAGATAAGTTATAAACTGGACAAATAGCATTATTTTATACTACACATTCTAGGTTGCTGGCATTCAAACTCTTAGTCCTTAGGGCAAAGTTAAGGAATCCCTCAAATATTGTGACCTTTTTCGCAGAAGAGTGCAAGCATTTGTTTCTTGAAAATAGAGGGGGAACAACAAAGCAACCAAGCGTGCTATGAACATTGTTAACTTTTTATAAACATAAAAGGAAGCTGACCAAATTCTCAATGTCCAACCACCGCCTTCTCCCGTCCATTGCTAAAACTGTAACTGTGGTTGTCTCAATGTATAAATCTCTTTCAAGTGCATCATCACTCCAATGGATGTTATTAGGGCAAGAATATACTTTGTGTGCTTGAGATCCTGCACCACAATTCACCTTTTAGAACACCAAATTGGTGCCATATACAAGAATACATTTAGCATGAAAATGCATTTTCGTATACTTTAAACATTGTTGGGGATGAGAATACCAGATTCAGCTTCTCCTTCTTCAATTGGTATATGAGGCAGCTGTGGCTGCTTTAACCAATTAAAATTTGGAGGTATCCCACTGTGAAGCATTTTTGTGAAGATTGCCAGCCTTTTTCGAACATCAGATATAGGTTGACCAGTCTCCTGGTCTATCAGACTAAGAAGAGTATGTGATACCTGAAAAAGTTGATATTGAAACTCAAAGCTATTTGACTACAAATTCAACTGGAGACTCCCAGGAAAAAATTGACTTACTTGGACAACGAGCTGATTACACCACAAGATAACTTGATGCTCCATTGACAACCACACATTTTTCATGCCTGTGCTACTAATCATAAAGCCATGGGTAGGAGGCACAATACCATCAAGGGATTGTAAATTTGATCGGACCTAAAATGAAAAGTTATAGAAgctaatattaaatatttagtGAAGCAATGCGTAGCTGTTAGCTGACATGAAGGGAACTGATGGGGCAAGGGAAAGAACGACAGCCAAAGAACAAAGTACACAGACAGcagtaggggataaaatgtgGCTCGTTGAAATAAAGAATACTTaaatcataatataagggcctgACCATTGAAATAAAGTATACTTCAAATCATTATATTAGGGCCTGATTATTGAAATAAGTATAATTCAATTATATAGAGAAAGGTAAAGGATaacttaaagttaaagaataagATCTATTATGAAATAACAGTATGCAAGATAGAGAATAAGTTGTAGAGCTACTTCCCTCTTCTAGCTAATAGAGCAGTGCATTCAACAGAAATAGCATGACAGTTACTAAGTAAAACCCATGAacataaatatattatgtttatCGAGTTTCCTCTAAAAGTAACTAATAATCATTCACTTCAAGAAGATATTTTGATTGAAGAGGAGAGTTGAGGTTTCCTACTGGAATCATCAGGAAAAGAAATGATACTGGTTATAAGGCTTACATTTGTAGTTGCCAACTATAATTCATATTTCCAACCTTGAACACGTAAAAGCAAATAGAACAAGTACCTGGTAATCATGATAACCACCAGAAATggagacaacaacaacatgagAGAGTGGTGGATCAGACAGATAATGCCCTGATCGAGAAGTTTGGACCTCATATCCTTTCCTCCATGCATAATTTACTCGTGCATAATACTGACCAAGTGATGGCTGCAGAGCCAGAGGAGGCGACCTGGGGAAGGCACCACAAAGAATTGTTACTTTATAGCATCAGTCTAACCACATAATAGCTTCCACGAGTAGAGCAACTTACTGGTGTGGAGAAGAAAGTGTCAGAACAGTTTCAACAGCAGATTTCCTCAAATGTGGGTGGACAATCGCAGCTCTAGCAACAAAACCACCCATGGAATGACCAACTAATATCACACTTCTCGGAGGACTCCTAGACACAGCCGCACCTTCCTTAACTCGTGCATCGTGGGACTCTTTATAATGATCCAAAATCTAAGAGCAGGAAGATGTAAATAAAAACACAGACATGAAAATTACATGGCATAAAATGGGACAAAGAGAGGAGTGGGAAGGAAGAAGAGAGGAATATAAAATGTAGAACAGTAAGTGTTCAACCTTCACCTGGGACTGAATTTATTTAATGACAATAACCATGTATATGAAAGGGTAGGTTTACATCAAACTCCTTGGGGTGTGTCCCATCCCCGAACCCTGCTAACATGGGATGCTTTGTGCACTGGGCTGGCCTTTTTTTTTAACCATGCATATGAAAGGTCTAGATTGCATCCAAAAGAGTAGAAAATGTTGAACGCTTTCCGAAAGTTGGCAAAAATGAGCGAGTTTTAaactttgaataaataaaagaataaactCAAATAAAACTCTCCATCACTTAAAATTCTTCTTGTTTTCTTGCATTACTCTCTGGTGGTCTATGTGTAACATAACCCCTACTTGCTGTAATACTGGAGTACCAGAGATGTCAAATTCTCCAAGACTAGATTAATCTACATTACTGGCAAAGAAATCAGTAAATGATGATAAAACCAAGTCAGGTATCCTGACacaaatattttccaaaaaaataactttcatcTGAACAACATTTCCAAACCTGTTTATCGGTCTCCAATCAAGTTTGATCTATAAGCTGCTATTGGGGTTTCCATTGGCAGAGTCACTAAAGTTAAAACGTTTATGTTTATCATTGCTTATCATCTCGTCATTATTCTATAAGGATAGGAAAAGTATAAAGTTCATAGGTATTGATATATCCCtcaattttcatttttgatgCTTTATACAGCTTTCTCACGACCTTGTTTGTGAGATTTCagtaggtatgttgttgttgttgatgctctatGCAGATTTACCTTGGCAACCGTTCCTGAAAATGGCATTTCTAGATTCTTATAATAGTTcctctcctctttttttttctaaatttcccCAGCCACATAGTTATTTACCAACCTATAAAACTAATGGTTTCTCTTTCTCAATGGAAGCAAACTTGAATAATAACTTATAGACTCGCAAATTAAAGAAAACCCTTATTATTCTTAACAAGTATATTGCATCAGCACTTCGGATCTGAAAAAAggtatattttcattaatgtgTTCCCAGTAAGTTATGTCCTTGATCTCCAGACTTTGCTTATTAGAAAATGTGAGTATCATCATACATGCTTACTAGTTAGAATAAACATGTAATATTGGATCTTTCCTCTCTTAAtgtgtgggaaaataaccatgcATCATCAACCTATCAGAACCCTCAGACTTGCAGATATCCATTAAAAAGTTCTAGAAGTATGTCACTGTCATAACATCAAATAGTCCAGTCTATTGTCTACAGAATTTTTTAAGGTGAACCGTATTAATTTAATCAACTTGAAATTTTACTTTCATCTTTTACTTTTTACCTTCTCCCTTCAACGGGAAAACATCATGTATTCATCTCTGTGTTATATTGGACAAGCTATGGAATCACGCAATAAAGATTGACAtcatgttgcataagtcaaatGTCAATAATAAGATATTTTACTTGAGTAAGAAAAGCTATACCCTGTGAATGGCATATACAACATAATCTGTGTGTTCTTCAAGAATTCTACCATCCATTGCAGAATGTTCACCTTCAAGATCCACGGCAAACCAGTCAAGCATGGATGTGTATTGAAAGGGTAAAGGAGTGCTggtgacatcaaaatctactcCCTCTCCGAGACTTAAAGAGGCTTCTTGGTAAAAGCTACGTTCAAGAGGACCTCCTTGATAAGCCCTATCAGATTCTGCAGCCACAGATCTCACCTgttaaagcatttgaaaagcatcAGGAACAAAGCCAAAAGCAAGAACAATTAATTCAGTAACATGTCTTGCACACATATTATAATGTTTATATATTCACATAACAAGCAGTTAATAAACAATATCTAGCTAAAAGCACGAGTGCAACCTTCACACCACTTTCTCTAGAATAAGTCTATCAATCAACAGCTGTCGCGGCAagtaaactttttttttaatatgttagTAAAAGAGATGGTTCCGAACCAGGTTTGTCTAAAATGGATAGGAAAAAGCAAGTTGTCTGATTGAAGCAACTCGATTTCCAAAATACACTCTTTGAAAAGCTCTTGGCTTGGAACCCGTTTGGCTTAGTTGATCGAAAGTAGCCGATAAGTATCAAGTGTTAAAAAACACTTCTAAGTGCTAAAGTTGGTATAATATGCAGTAACATTTTTGGGTAGAAGTGCTGAAAACTGATAGTAAATCGTTGATATGTTTGGTATCAAACACTTTTTCGGTTAAAGTAACTTGAATGCCTTTAAATCTGTTCACACTTGAAAGAAATTGATTATTGCAAGATTCTTAATTCCAACTTGATTCAAATACGAATTAATTTATGCCTGAATTCACTTTAAGTTTTAAATTGATTAGATAAGACTATttgaataattataaattattttatcataactAGAGTGGCAGATGAAAAATGGCTAGGCAGTATGCACAGTCGAGAGAAAGACGAAAGGCGGAAATGAACAGAGAGCGTGTTAGGGGCTTTGTTTCGGAAAGGATAATTCCAGAATAACAAATAAATTACGAATTGTAGGTCaacccaaaaaaagaaataacttgataataaaaaaaagtataattttttattttttttggtttcacACCCGGTGTCCGGAAACCGCATAGGAGTCCCAACTAAATTCGAATGGCGCACTAAAGGGCGCTCCCAATAGGATTTTGTTCATACCCGAGGCTCGAACCAGAGACCTCTGGTTAAGGGTTCGAGCAGTCTCACCACTTCACCACTTCACCAAAACCCATGTTGgttaaaatagtataaaaaatGGTCAACCCAAAAGTGCTTAGAAGCAGAAACGCCACGTTGATTTTGGCTATTAAGCACTTTTTGTGCTTACCTTAGAATCAATTGATTGATGTAAAGCCCCAACAAAAAGGGGAGATCCATAACTTGTAGGTTTTTCCACTATTACAATCTTTTACTTGTACCAATGTCCGTGAAACCAAGAATGCTTAATTGGTTCACACATAAATACCATTTACTTAGACTTCATTAATTACCACCTCTGACGGTTTAATTTCATGCAGTCACGGAGTAAACAATAGTTTTAGCATAAATTAACCAGAAAAAACTTGTGTTATGCTTTCAGAGAgccaaaataatataaaaacagTTTCAAGGATATAAGACTTTTTCTGAACATTCATCAACATCGTATATTCTGTATCTGCTCAGCTGTCATGACTAAATGCACACATATGCTCGTTCGATATAATTGGAATTAGTAATGCATTGATACATTCCCAGGTGGAAGATTTCAGACAATTAAAGAGATATATGATGGCAATACTGTTCAAGATTTGCGGACATAAATAAGAAACTTGCCTGTTTGTAGCTTCCACCATTGCCAGGGATAAAAAGAACAGGAACCCCACTAAGCGTTTTAAGATGATCGTTGAAATCAATCTTTCTCCATCCTTCATGGTATAGATGTAATCCGTAC
The sequence above is a segment of the Solanum dulcamara chromosome 11, daSolDulc1.2, whole genome shotgun sequence genome. Coding sequences within it:
- the LOC129872064 gene encoding uncharacterized protein LOC129872064 isoform X1, with protein sequence MKWMGGSVSQNMEGCKAKFRVVALVLLAICIGLGGLYSMIKPISNGCTMTYMYPTYIPVPTRKNVSSTKYGLHLYHEGWRKIDFNDHLKTLSGVPVLFIPGNGGSYKQVRSVAAESDRAYQGGPLERSFYQEASLSLGEGVDFDVTSTPLPFQYTSMLDWFAVDLEGEHSAMDGRILEEHTDYVVYAIHRILDHYKESHDARVKEGAAVSRSPPRSVILVGHSMGGFVARAAIVHPHLRKSAVETVLTLSSPHQSPPLALQPSLGQYYARVNYAWRKGYEVQTSRSGHYLSDPPLSHVVVVSISGGYHDYQVRSNLQSLDGIVPPTHGFMISSTGMKNVWLSMEHQVILWCNQLVVQVSHTLLSLIDQETGQPISDVRKRLAIFTKMLHSGIPPNFNWLKQPQLPHIPIEEGEAESGSQAHKVYSCPNNIHWSDDALERDLYIETTTVTVLAMDGRRRWLDIENLGSNGKNHFVFVTNLSPCSGVRLHLWPEKGTSVSTLPINKRVLEVTSKMVQIPSGPAPRQVEPGTQTEQAPPSAVFWLHPEDMRGFRYLTISVAPRLAVSGRPPPATSMGVGQFFKPEDGETALSSGSLIRSMLSLKEMMLIEDHPLALNLSFSVSLGLMPVTLSVKTTGCGIRKSEFTADEAGEMEIDRLCKLRCFPPVALAWDVTSGLHIFPNLFSETILVDSSPALWTSSLESEKTNVMLLIDPHCSYKTSIGVNVTAAAKRFSLLYFPQITGFAIAVVFFALMRQARQWELDLPIPSLLSAVESNLRMPLPFLCLALLPILFALVLSCLIPQPLPAAISFITVSTICYLSANGVVAVLISASQLLFYISASLHVFIKKRSQTRGHNFSSLFTAILSYKVVRIIRFNPLFVMTLVSLTLVCFAHPALGLLLLVISHVVCCHNSLSSFLMASFRSHTQTKELIESENRSQSGLEQFIPQYDGEINTHFPQKLSNSSSLDSVKSYGDTQLEIFNHRHGLLVLHLLATLMFVPSLMAWIQRMGIGQSLPWFLDSVLCIGVLLHGVCDSKPEFNFFLFPFPGIQIWEINLSFGYLLSGYFSYICGLALAPYRTFYPMAAIGFISCAFRIIEKRSREKGEMYHHRRKHSHKH
- the LOC129872064 gene encoding uncharacterized protein LOC129872064 isoform X2 — translated: MKWMGGSVSQNMEGCKAKFRVVALVLLAICIGLGGLYSMIKPISNGCTMTYMYPTYIPVPTRKNVSSTKYGLHLYHEGWRKIDFNDHLKTLSGVPVLFIPGNGGSYKQVRSVAAESDRAYQGGPLERSFYQEASLSLGEGVDFDVTSTPLPFQYTSMLDWFAVDLEGEHSAMDGRILEEHTDYVVYAIHRILDHYKESHDARVKEGAAVSRSPPRSVILVGHSMGGFVARAAIVHPHLRKSAVETVLTLSSPHQSPPLALQPSLGQYYARVNYAWRKGYEVQTSRSGHYLSDPPLSHVVVVSISGGYHDYQVRSNLQSLDGIVPPTHGFMISSTGMKNVWLSMEHQVILWCNQLVVQVSHTLLSLIDQETGQPISDVRKRLAIFTKMLHSGIPPNFNWLKQPQLPHIPIEEGEAESGSQAHKVYSCPNNIHWSDDALERDLYIETTTVTVLAMDGRRRWLDIENLGSNGKNHFVFVTNLSPCSGVRLHLWPEKGTSVSTLPINKRVLEVTSKMVQIPSGPAPRQVEPGTQTEQAPPSAVFWLHPEDMRGFRYLTISVAPRLAVSGRPPPATSMGVGQFFKPEDGETALSSGSLIRSMLSLKEMMLIEDHPLALNLSFSVSLGLMPVTLSVKTTGCGIRKSEFTADEAGEMEIDRLCKLRCFPPVALAWDVTSGLHIFPNLFSETILVDSSPALWTSSLESEKTNVMLLIDPHCSYKTSIGVNVTAAAKRFSLLYFPQITGFAIAVVFFALMRQARQWELDLPIPSLLSAVESNLRMPLPFLCLALLPILFALVLSCLIPQPLPAAISFITVSTICYLSANGVVAVLISASQLLFYISASLHVFIKKRSQTRGHNFSSLFTAILSYKVVRIIRFNPLFVMTLVSLTLVCFAHPALGLLLLVISHVVCCHNSLSSHTQTKELIESENRSQSGLEQFIPQYDGEINTHFPQKLSNSSSLDSVKSYGDTQLEIFNHRHGLLVLHLLATLMFVPSLMAWIQRMGIGQSLPWFLDSVLCIGVLLHGVCDSKPEFNFFLFPFPGIQIWEINLSFGYLLSGYFSYICGLALAPYRTFYPMAAIGFISCAFRIIEKRSREKGEMYHHRRKHSHKH